One segment of Candidatus Paceibacterota bacterium DNA contains the following:
- a CDS encoding ABC transporter permease subunit, with protein MTFLPIVDRELRVAARRRITYRIRTWAAIIALVVGFFAFFPAVLAGAYGSTGKSLYTALTNSVFGLCLLAGVLFTADCLSEEKRESTLGLLFLTDLRGYDVVLGKFMAMSLNAFYGLLAILPITGLSLLLGGLTGGEFWRTTLALVNVLFVSLAAGICVSAFGRESQRVMGATLGLVILLAAGPSLAALIGRALRLPLQWECWAWISPYQAFSNALEPDYLRQPGMFWRALAVSHGVGWLLLALASTVLPHRWEERAAAGGAGGLLRRWAQPTRSGIGARAKARQELLPVNPVLWLLSSGPDLRRLAWIIVCAWGVVVLATTLFAPNEGGVFALGMYGVRPFGFLLKWLLALQACRFFVEARRNGTLETLLCTPVTSRDIIRGQVLALRRDFQRPVIIFLVLLFVPAVVRLLAVGSSGSSELGMAALGLGLGGIYSLRMLADCYALGAFGMWLALTVKKPGLAPGFTILFVLLLPSALCWLDIFADIVFILWGVTKLKQSDLRSLLAQQYQPVTDDIRPRSQPPSPPEAA; from the coding sequence ATGACTTTCCTCCCCATCGTGGACCGGGAACTGCGCGTGGCAGCGCGGCGCCGGATCACCTATCGCATCCGCACCTGGGCGGCTATCATTGCGCTGGTGGTGGGGTTCTTCGCATTCTTCCCTGCGGTGCTGGCGGGGGCTTACGGCAGCACCGGCAAGTCGCTCTACACCGCGCTGACCAATTCCGTGTTCGGCCTGTGCCTGCTGGCCGGGGTCTTGTTCACCGCCGACTGCCTGAGTGAGGAAAAGCGCGAGAGCACATTGGGGCTTCTGTTCCTTACCGATCTGCGGGGCTACGATGTCGTGCTGGGGAAGTTCATGGCCATGTCGCTCAACGCCTTTTACGGGCTGCTGGCCATTCTGCCCATCACCGGGCTCTCGCTGCTGTTGGGCGGGTTGACCGGTGGGGAGTTTTGGCGGACAACCCTGGCACTGGTAAACGTGCTCTTCGTCTCCCTGGCCGCCGGGATATGCGTCTCGGCGTTCGGACGCGAGTCACAACGGGTAATGGGCGCCACGTTGGGATTGGTGATCCTGCTGGCCGCCGGCCCCTCCCTGGCCGCCCTCATTGGACGCGCCCTGCGTCTGCCGCTGCAATGGGAATGTTGGGCGTGGATTAGCCCTTACCAGGCCTTTTCGAACGCCCTCGAGCCGGATTACCTGAGACAGCCCGGGATGTTCTGGCGGGCATTGGCCGTCTCGCACGGGGTCGGATGGCTTCTGCTGGCGCTGGCCAGCACGGTGTTGCCGCATCGCTGGGAAGAACGGGCGGCAGCAGGCGGAGCCGGCGGACTGCTGCGCCGGTGGGCGCAGCCGACCAGGAGCGGGATTGGCGCGCGGGCGAAAGCACGCCAGGAATTGCTGCCGGTCAATCCCGTGCTTTGGCTGCTGAGCAGCGGCCCGGACCTGCGCCGGCTCGCCTGGATCATCGTATGCGCATGGGGTGTGGTAGTCCTGGCGACCACCTTGTTCGCGCCCAACGAAGGGGGCGTGTTCGCCCTGGGCATGTACGGCGTGCGACCCTTCGGATTTCTGCTCAAGTGGCTGCTTGCCCTCCAGGCCTGCCGCTTCTTCGTCGAGGCCCGGCGCAACGGTACCCTCGAGACGTTGCTCTGCACCCCGGTGACGAGCCGGGACATCATACGCGGCCAGGTCCTTGCCTTGCGGCGGGACTTTCAGCGGCCCGTCATCATCTTTCTCGTACTGCTCTTCGTCCCGGCGGTGGTTCGCCTGCTGGCAGTGGGTAGCTCGGGTTCCTCGGAACTGGGAATGGCGGCCCTTGGGTTGGGTTTGGGCGGCATCTACAGCCTGCGGATGCTGGCCGATTGCTATGCCCTCGGCGCCTTCGGCATGTGGCTGGCGCTGACCGTCAAGAAGCCCGGGCTGGCGCCCGGTTTCACCATCTTGTTCGTGCTGCTCCTCCCCTCGGCGCTCTGCTGGCTGGATATTTTCGCCGACATTGTCTTCATCCTGTGGGGCGTCACCAAACTCAAGCAGTCCGACCTTCGCTCCCTTCTGGCACAACAATATCAGCCAGTAACCGATGATATCAGGCCCCGCTCCCAGCCGCCATCCCCCCCGGAAGCCGCTTAA
- a CDS encoding ABC transporter permease subunit, with protein MTVLPVIARELRVSARQPFTYSLRVLGVVVLLLAGVLFGLRFGYAPTVGRPLFSALHVTLFAAIWVLVPMLTADCISRERREGTLGLLFLTPLKGADIVLAKGLAHGLRAVTLGLAVVPVLAIPFLMGGVSWAEAALSVIVNAGAMCLALAAGLLASAWNKTWSRALVGAALLASAFLLLQVTGVGWLRIQTFRPGFPLFEFNWDHVLALGLGLVANTADPWANSPGWMASTSQSLRILGQTAACSLLVLFFAVLAAGAWIRRSWREEPTPRWLVWLERIFCTPMLWLTFFHHWMHRKLECNPIGWLEQRTWSGRLVTWGWVAVLISVYSTILTDRHFFWVTNAIQEMMAWLLAGSIGASAAGSFRRERETGLLELLLVSPLSERQIISGRLRGLWSQFLPAAGLLLAVWLYTSSFQPNRRGAGVLLFYAVTFLNVPVFGLYYSLRCRNFLTALLFTIGAGMFLPLGLAELITFLRHAYASPASAYSPGLHASVLAAACQVLLAGTCWWWLYRRLKQRAFPLERTPG; from the coding sequence ATGACGGTCCTGCCTGTAATTGCGCGCGAGTTGCGCGTCTCGGCGCGGCAGCCCTTCACTTACTCCCTGCGGGTGCTGGGGGTGGTCGTGCTGCTGCTGGCGGGCGTGTTGTTTGGCTTGCGGTTTGGGTACGCGCCCACGGTCGGGCGCCCGTTATTCTCGGCGCTCCACGTCACGCTCTTTGCCGCGATCTGGGTGCTGGTGCCGATGCTCACGGCGGACTGTATCAGCCGGGAACGGCGCGAAGGCACGTTGGGACTGCTCTTCCTGACGCCGCTGAAAGGGGCTGACATTGTCCTGGCCAAAGGACTGGCGCACGGATTGCGGGCAGTGACCCTGGGGCTGGCGGTGGTGCCGGTGCTGGCCATCCCGTTTCTGATGGGCGGGGTGAGTTGGGCCGAGGCGGCGCTGTCCGTGATCGTGAACGCCGGCGCGATGTGCCTGGCCCTGGCGGCCGGACTGCTGGCTTCGGCGTGGAACAAAACCTGGTCGCGGGCACTGGTCGGGGCGGCGCTGCTGGCGTCCGCCTTCTTGCTGCTCCAGGTTACCGGAGTGGGTTGGCTGCGGATCCAAACCTTCAGGCCCGGATTCCCGCTGTTCGAGTTCAATTGGGACCATGTGCTCGCGCTTGGCTTGGGGCTTGTCGCAAACACCGCCGACCCCTGGGCCAACTCACCCGGATGGATGGCATCCACCAGCCAATCCCTCCGAATCCTAGGACAAACCGCCGCCTGCTCTTTGTTGGTCTTGTTCTTCGCAGTGCTGGCGGCGGGGGCCTGGATCCGGCGCTCCTGGCGGGAGGAACCGACCCCTCGCTGGCTGGTTTGGCTGGAGCGGATATTCTGCACGCCGATGCTGTGGCTGACGTTCTTTCACCATTGGATGCACCGGAAACTGGAGTGTAATCCCATCGGCTGGCTGGAGCAGCGGACCTGGAGCGGACGGTTGGTGACCTGGGGCTGGGTAGCCGTGTTGATCTCGGTTTACAGCACGATTTTGACCGACCGGCACTTCTTCTGGGTGACCAACGCCATACAGGAGATGATGGCCTGGCTGCTGGCCGGGAGCATTGGCGCCAGCGCGGCGGGGAGCTTCCGGCGCGAGCGGGAAACCGGCCTGCTGGAACTGTTGCTGGTTTCGCCATTGAGCGAAAGGCAGATCATCTCAGGGCGGCTCCGCGGCCTGTGGAGTCAGTTCCTGCCGGCCGCCGGGTTGCTCCTGGCCGTCTGGCTGTATACCTCCAGCTTCCAGCCGAACCGCCGCGGCGCGGGAGTGCTGTTGTTCTATGCAGTGACATTTCTGAACGTGCCGGTTTTCGGGCTGTACTACTCCTTGCGCTGCCGCAATTTCCTCACCGCGCTCCTCTTCACAATCGGTGCAGGGATGTTCCTGCCACTTGGGCTGGCGGAACTGATCACCTTCCTGCGCCACGCTTATGCGAGCCCGGCCTCCGCTTATTCGCCAGGACTGCACGCCTCGGTGCTGGCCGCCGCCTGCCAGGTTCTCCTGGCGGGGACTTGCTGGTGGTGGCTCTACCGCCGGCTTAAGCAAAGGGCTTTCCCTCTGGAGCGAACACCGGGATAG
- a CDS encoding ABC transporter permease subunit — MTWLPIVARELRVASRRPGTYRVRWGAGLGLILVAAWFFLRNQHLPAEHIAMGLFLILTGGAVLCCLLSGVWFTADCLSEEKREGTLGLLFLTDLKGYDVVLGKLAATSLGALYAVLAAVPILALPLLLGGVTGGEFARMALVAINTLFFSLTLGLCVSALSRSQRSAMTRTLLLVLLFAAVLPACGACLTLSGATPKTGRSWLMASPFYTQYHALDQQFSASPGDFWWSVAVIHGLGWTCLLLASGIVPHTWQDRPAGARALRWRERWRTWTYGNQTDRALFRERLMDRSACFWLTARARWKPASVWAVLGVVACGWGWGLAKWHRHWLDESTLILTGLLLNYLLKVWFALEAGRQLSDDRKAGALELLLSTPLTVKEILHGHLLALRRQFQWPVTVVLLVCFLFMILGALDANLRPDTEHPALWILLWAAGMVILVADLAGLYWLGMWRGLTAKGPIHAAGVNMACILLLPWGIALIAIVPPSLGGLGGVETRNEKYVLGLWVGLCLAVDLGFGLWARRKLHAEFRRAAARGYEPRPKFWKR, encoded by the coding sequence ATGACCTGGCTGCCCATCGTCGCACGAGAATTGCGAGTCGCCTCGCGACGGCCCGGCACCTACCGGGTGCGCTGGGGCGCGGGGCTGGGCCTCATTCTGGTTGCCGCGTGGTTCTTCCTGAGGAACCAGCACCTGCCGGCGGAGCACATCGCCATGGGCCTGTTCCTGATACTGACGGGTGGCGCGGTGTTGTGCTGCCTCCTGAGCGGCGTGTGGTTCACGGCCGACTGTCTGAGCGAAGAGAAGCGCGAAGGGACGCTCGGCCTGCTGTTTCTGACGGACCTGAAAGGCTACGACGTAGTGCTGGGCAAACTCGCGGCCACTTCACTGGGCGCTCTATACGCCGTGCTGGCGGCGGTGCCGATCCTGGCCCTGCCGCTCCTGTTGGGTGGCGTCACGGGGGGCGAATTCGCGCGCATGGCCCTGGTGGCGATTAACACCCTCTTCTTCTCCCTCACGCTCGGGCTATGCGTGTCGGCCCTGAGTCGCTCCCAGCGCAGCGCCATGACCAGGACGCTATTGCTCGTTCTCCTCTTTGCAGCCGTCCTGCCAGCGTGCGGGGCGTGCCTTACACTTTCTGGCGCGACGCCAAAAACTGGCAGGAGCTGGCTCATGGCAAGCCCCTTCTACACCCAGTACCACGCGCTGGACCAACAGTTCTCGGCCTCGCCGGGAGACTTCTGGTGGTCGGTGGCGGTCATTCACGGGCTGGGTTGGACGTGCTTGCTCTTGGCAAGTGGGATTGTGCCTCACACGTGGCAGGACCGGCCGGCCGGAGCGCGCGCGCTGCGTTGGCGCGAACGCTGGCGGACGTGGACTTACGGCAACCAGACGGACCGCGCCCTCTTCCGTGAACGATTGATGGACCGGAGCGCCTGCTTCTGGCTGACAGCGCGAGCGAGATGGAAGCCGGCATCGGTTTGGGCCGTGCTCGGAGTAGTAGCCTGCGGGTGGGGCTGGGGCCTGGCCAAATGGCACCGCCACTGGCTGGACGAAAGCACCCTTATCCTGACCGGTTTGCTGTTGAATTACCTCCTCAAGGTGTGGTTCGCGCTGGAAGCGGGGCGGCAATTGAGCGACGACCGCAAAGCAGGCGCATTGGAGCTGTTGCTATCCACACCGCTGACGGTGAAGGAGATTCTGCACGGCCACTTGCTGGCGTTGCGCCGCCAGTTTCAATGGCCCGTGACAGTCGTGCTGCTGGTGTGCTTTCTTTTCATGATCCTTGGCGCGCTCGATGCCAATTTGCGGCCTGACACGGAGCACCCTGCTCTGTGGATCCTGCTCTGGGCAGCCGGCATGGTTATCCTGGTCGCCGACCTGGCCGGTCTTTACTGGCTTGGCATGTGGCGCGGGCTCACGGCAAAGGGTCCGATCCACGCCGCCGGGGTGAACATGGCGTGCATCCTCTTGTTGCCGTGGGGCATTGCCCTGATAGCGATAGTGCCACCATCCCTTGGCGGGTTGGGCGGAGTGGAGACGCGGAACGAAAAGTACGTGCTGGGCCTGTGGGTTGGCTTGTGCCTGGCCGTGGATCTGGGTTTCGGCCTGTGGGCCCGGCGCAAGTTGCACGCCGAGTTCCGCCGGGCCGCCGCCCGCGGATACGAGCCGCGCCCGAAATTCTGGAAACGCTAG
- a CDS encoding ABC transporter ATP-binding protein: MNDSAPPIPAVQTIGLTRLYGNITAVDRLDLTVNKGDLFGFIGSNGAGKTTTLRILATFLAPSAGTAKILGRDVVAEADAVRHVIGYMPDFFGVYKDMEVTEYLDFFGACYKIPTAQREKTVNDVLELVGLTEKKGALIGALSRGMQQRLGLARVLIHDPQLLLLDEPASGLDPRARIEMMAILQELQRLGKTIIISSHILSELQTLCNRVAIIEKGRLIYSGAVQGVRDQMSQGRVVWVRVSSDQAQAIELLKARQEIAEVAAADGEIKVTLASPEVEHSIVADILVRGGAKLVELREDEIGLEEVFMRVTRGETQ; the protein is encoded by the coding sequence TCAAACGATCGGCCTCACGAGGCTTTACGGAAATATTACCGCCGTGGACCGGCTGGACCTGACGGTGAACAAAGGCGACCTGTTCGGCTTCATCGGGTCGAACGGTGCGGGCAAAACCACCACACTGCGCATCCTGGCCACGTTCCTGGCGCCCTCGGCCGGCACCGCGAAGATTCTCGGCCGCGATGTGGTGGCTGAGGCGGACGCGGTGCGGCATGTGATCGGCTACATGCCGGACTTCTTCGGCGTGTACAAGGACATGGAAGTGACGGAGTACCTGGATTTCTTCGGGGCTTGCTACAAAATCCCCACAGCGCAGCGGGAGAAGACGGTGAACGACGTGCTGGAGCTGGTGGGGCTGACGGAGAAGAAAGGGGCGCTTATCGGCGCGCTGAGCCGGGGCATGCAGCAGCGGCTGGGGCTGGCACGGGTGCTGATCCACGACCCGCAGTTGCTGCTGCTGGACGAGCCCGCCAGCGGCCTCGATCCGCGGGCGCGCATCGAGATGATGGCCATCCTGCAGGAGCTGCAGCGCCTGGGCAAAACCATTATCATCTCCTCGCACATCCTGAGCGAGCTGCAAACCTTGTGCAACCGCGTGGCCATTATTGAGAAGGGCCGGCTGATCTACAGCGGCGCGGTGCAGGGCGTGCGGGACCAGATGTCGCAGGGGCGGGTCGTGTGGGTGCGCGTTTCCAGCGACCAGGCGCAGGCCATCGAGCTGCTCAAGGCGCGCCAGGAGATCGCCGAAGTGGCGGCGGCGGATGGAGAGATCAAGGTGACGCTGGCCAGCCCGGAGGTCGAACACAGCATTGTGGCGGACATCCTGGTGCGCGGCGGGGCGAAACTGGTCGAATTGCGCGAGGACGAAATCGGCCTGGAGGAGGTGTTTATGCGCGTGACGCGCGGGGAGACGCAGTGA